In Bradyrhizobium paxllaeri, the genomic stretch CGAGTGAGGCGCTGGATTGCTTTGAGCCAGATGTTGTTCACATGCAAACCCCTGAGGATCAAAGTCATGAGTGAAATGCGTGAACTGATCGATGCGGAACTCGACGCCGTGTGTGGAGGGTATCGCCGGGGCGCTGACGGGTATCACGGAGATCACGGACATCTTCACGGACATCGCGGGCACCTGGAGAATCAGGGGAATCAGGGACTCTTTGACTTCGGCAATATCGGCAGTTTCAGTTTCGGCAATTTCAGTTTCGGCAATATCATCAATTTCGGCAATATCGTCATACAGCCGACCATTGCGTTGCAGATTGGTGTGGCTGTCGGCGATAACGCCAGCGTCACACAGCTGCTCAGTCAGCTGAACTTCAGCTCTATCGCCTCGCACTAGACGTTCGATTCCAAGAAACCCGCACTGGAACTGATTGAGTGTTGGCGGATTCCTCGGTTGCGGCTGGCGCGACGAGGAACAGTATCATGGCAGGATGGCGGCAAGCGATCGAATTGGCGATGACCGACGATGAGGTTGAGACGTTGGCGGCTCTTTCGCGGTCAAGAACCGAGCCAGCGAGCCGGGTCTCGCGGGCACAGATGCTGCTGGCCTACCGGGATAATCCGTCGTTCTGTGCCGTGGGGCGCAGACTTGGGGTCCATCACCAGACCGTCGAGCGCTGTGTCGAGCGGGCGCTGGCCCATGGCCCGCTGGGGGCCCTCGACGATCGGCCGCGGCCTGGCAGGGAGCCCACGATCACGCCGGAGGCCAAAGCTTGGCTGGCGTCGCTGGCGTGCGACAAGGCCAAAGACCACGGCCATCCGCATGAATTGTGGACGACGCGATTGCTGGCACGCCATGCGCGCGTGCATGGACCAGCGGCAGGGCACAGGTGTCTGGCCAATTTGGTCCAGGGCACGGTGTGCAAGATCCTCGGCAAAGAGGAAATCAAGCCGCACAAGGTGCACTACTATCTGGAGAACCGCGACAGCGAATTCGAACAGAAGATGGCCGAGGTCCTGTGTGTCTATCGTGAAGTCGAGGTTCTGAAAAAAACCTCTACCGGATCGAAGAGGCGAGGCAAGCCGGTGGCAATCGTCTCCTGCGACGAAAAGCCAGGAATCCAGGCTATCGCAACGACGGCGCCGGATTTGCCGCCCGTGCCTGGGGCTCACGCCACCTTTGCGCGGGATCACGAGTACAAACGTCATGGCACGCTCAGTCTGTTGGCCGGGATCGATCTGCTGACCGGCAAGGTCCATGCTCTCGTGAGAGACCGCCATCGCAGCCGGGAGTTCGTTGAATTCCTCAAGTTACTCGATGCCGCTTATCCGAGAGGCACTGCAATCAAGCTGATCCTCGACAATCATTCCGCGCACATATCGAGAGAAACCACAGCGTGGCTTAACGCCCGCCCCGTCGGACGCTTTGAACTCACCTTCACTCCCAAGCACGGCTCCTGGCTCAACCTGATCGAGGGCTTCTTCTCCAAGTTTGCCCGCTCGACGTTGCGCCACATCCGGGTGACCTCAAAACACGAGCTGAAGGAGCGCATCATGGCCGGCATCGACGACGTCAACCGCCATCCGGTCATCCATACTTGGTCCTACAAACTTGCCGAGGCCGCCTGATTATGATTCGAACCAAGGAAACGCTCGACTAGATTGCGGATGCCCGCACGCTCCTTGGCTGCTCTCGATGGTGTTCAGATAAAAATTCAATCGAGAATTTTCATGGACACGACCCGAGCACGCTCGCTCAAGGCATTTCGGGAAGGGCTCGACACGGTGTCGATGCCCAACGAGCGTACCTGCCCAGAGATGCCTCCCACTACGCGCAAGTTCGTATCCATTCCGATCTCCTGACCGCCCAAGTCAGCGGCGGACGGAAATTTGTACGATTTGATGACCACTTGCTACAGTCGCTCCGTTCGCCGGCGGCGGGCTGGAGTATGGAAGCGATATCGTGGACGCGGTCGCCGCTGCCAATGATACCCCGTCCAGATGATCGACACCTCGATTGTCCGCGCGGATCAGCAAGGAGTGGTGCATCACCCGGAACAGAGTTCAGTCGATGGGACTGTCTGGCCATGCCGCAACCGGCTCCGAGGCAGCTGGCGCAGAACGAGCCTGTTCGCGCCGAAGATGCCTGTGCCCGCGATACGGCGTCTCGTATGCTTGCGGTGCCACATATGCCGCAAATCGGATTCCGATCGCGCCAAAGGCGAAGCGCTCCGCACGGTTGCTGCTGAACAGTGGAGGTGACGAAGATGAAGCGCCTCCCACGATGCCGCACTAGGCCCGTGAACCCATAAACGCGCCGCGCTGACGCGTTGTCAGTGTCCGCTGTGCCCCGATAGCCCACGCATCGTCGCACAGCAGCGAACCGACGTGAGGCCGGTTCCTCTCTGATGGCCTGCCATCCTGGAGTTTGGCGAACAACGCTGCAAAGTCCCTAGTCCGAGCCAATTCCAACATAGCTCGCGCAACAATCTTGCGCCCTGATGAGATCAGCAGCACACTCGGTGCCCTGCAGTCGCGGGATGTCGCGACCATC encodes the following:
- a CDS encoding IS630 family transposase — its product is MAGWRQAIELAMTDDEVETLAALSRSRTEPASRVSRAQMLLAYRDNPSFCAVGRRLGVHHQTVERCVERALAHGPLGALDDRPRPGREPTITPEAKAWLASLACDKAKDHGHPHELWTTRLLARHARVHGPAAGHRCLANLVQGTVCKILGKEEIKPHKVHYYLENRDSEFEQKMAEVLCVYREVEVLKKTSTGSKRRGKPVAIVSCDEKPGIQAIATTAPDLPPVPGAHATFARDHEYKRHGTLSLLAGIDLLTGKVHALVRDRHRSREFVEFLKLLDAAYPRGTAIKLILDNHSAHISRETTAWLNARPVGRFELTFTPKHGSWLNLIEGFFSKFARSTLRHIRVTSKHELKERIMAGIDDVNRHPVIHTWSYKLAEAA